A DNA window from Desulfatiglans sp. contains the following coding sequences:
- the flgB gene encoding flagellar basal body rod protein FlgB, translating into METIKSGKNMFMDSTSRLLAKALDFRAARQNVIAGNLANAETPGYVMKEIPFEKELQKAIDDTTLKPVKLEPGYIKGNEAILEDAYDPNKLIREYGKPNELNIDSEMAKMSQNNLLYEVSTRLLSKKFESLKTVIESRR; encoded by the coding sequence ATGGAAACAATAAAATCCGGGAAAAATATGTTTATGGACAGCACCTCAAGGCTTTTAGCAAAAGCCCTGGATTTCAGGGCTGCGAGGCAGAATGTAATCGCTGGTAACCTTGCAAATGCAGAGACTCCAGGGTATGTCATGAAGGAAATCCCCTTTGAAAAGGAGCTCCAGAAGGCGATTGATGATACAACCCTCAAACCTGTAAAACTGGAACCAGGTTATATAAAAGGCAATGAGGCAATTCTTGAGGATGCTTATGACCCCAATAAGTTGATCAGGGAATATGGCAAACCGAACGAGCTGAACATAGATAGCGAAATGGCCAAGATGTCCCAGAATAACCTGCTTTATGAGGTGTCTACCAGACTGCTTTCAAAGAAATTTGAATCCCTTAAGACCGTAATAGAGTCAAGGAGGTAA
- the flgC gene encoding flagellar basal body rod protein FlgC — translation MDLIKCMDIAASGMTSQRTRLNVISMNLANANTTKTADGTPYKRKTAIFRTVPINSTFEERLQNTMNKKIYGVEVKNIVPVDTPFKQLYDPTHPDADDKGYVHLPNVNLVEEMVAMLDANRAYEANASAIRAAKDMATKALEIGR, via the coding sequence ATGGATTTAATTAAATGCATGGATATAGCTGCAAGCGGTATGACCTCACAGAGGACAAGGTTGAATGTTATTTCAATGAACCTTGCAAATGCAAATACCACAAAGACTGCAGACGGTACCCCATACAAAAGGAAGACCGCCATTTTTAGGACAGTTCCAATAAATAGCACATTTGAAGAGCGGTTGCAAAATACGATGAATAAAAAGATATATGGGGTTGAAGTGAAGAATATAGTACCTGTTGATACCCCATTTAAACAGCTCTATGACCCTACCCATCCTGATGCTGATGATAAGGGTTATGTACACCTGCCGAATGTAAACCTGGTTGAAGAGATGGTGGCAATGCTTGATGCAAACAGGGCTTATGAGGCAAATGCCTCAGCAATCAGGGCAGCCAAGGATATGGCAACAAAGGCCCTTGAGATCGGCAGATAG
- a CDS encoding sigma-54-dependent Fis family transcriptional regulator, which produces MNDSSNSILWTASDVAIPEEIWKRLEDRGLKLLLSDKNLNVNEKIDDIAPRVWVGQINGDSESALSQLRDVKGRMPLLPVILIAIQSNVDDAVNAIKLGAFDYLNGKFSPDRLWAILEAALDDYYIPAAQQQGGRAKQDYKKKRLIASHPSMERLLQMAKKVAPSRSTVLIRGETGVGKEVLARYIHENSNRNDSPFIAVNCAALPENLLESELFGHEKGSFTGAVNRKKGKFELANGGTLLLDEISEMAVSIQAKLLRVLQEREIDRVGGQYAIPVDTRVIATTNRELEEEVREGRFRSDLFYRLNVVPLILPPLRERRDDIAPLAEFFLEKHCQLNNVSKKSLSGDAITCLKGMEWPGNIREFENVIERCTLLIDSEKITASDIEMIAGPAEAQVSGVNLNQSVVPLREMEKKMIIKALDDHKGNRTHAAKILGISVRTLRNKLHEYEADYPEP; this is translated from the coding sequence ATGAATGATTCATCAAACAGTATACTCTGGACAGCATCTGATGTGGCTATCCCCGAAGAGATATGGAAAAGGCTCGAAGACCGCGGGTTAAAGCTGCTGCTTTCAGATAAAAACCTTAATGTAAATGAAAAGATAGATGATATCGCACCAAGGGTCTGGGTGGGGCAGATCAATGGTGATTCCGAATCTGCGCTTTCACAGCTAAGGGATGTAAAGGGCAGGATGCCACTTCTTCCTGTTATACTGATAGCCATCCAATCAAACGTGGATGATGCGGTTAATGCCATCAAGCTTGGTGCTTTTGATTATCTTAATGGTAAATTCTCTCCTGATAGATTATGGGCCATCCTTGAGGCAGCCCTTGATGATTATTATATTCCTGCTGCGCAGCAGCAGGGTGGCAGGGCAAAACAGGATTATAAAAAAAAGAGGCTTATTGCCAGTCACCCGTCAATGGAAAGGCTGCTCCAGATGGCAAAAAAAGTAGCTCCTTCACGTTCAACAGTGCTGATAAGGGGGGAAACAGGCGTTGGAAAAGAGGTGCTTGCAAGGTATATTCATGAAAACAGCAATAGAAATGACAGCCCATTTATTGCGGTAAACTGCGCTGCGCTTCCTGAAAATCTCCTTGAAAGCGAGTTGTTTGGTCATGAAAAGGGCTCATTTACAGGGGCAGTGAACAGAAAAAAGGGTAAGTTTGAACTCGCAAACGGCGGGACACTTTTGCTGGATGAAATAAGTGAAATGGCCGTATCAATTCAGGCAAAGCTCTTAAGGGTTTTGCAGGAAAGAGAGATAGACAGGGTTGGAGGCCAATACGCGATACCGGTTGACACAAGGGTTATTGCAACCACCAACAGGGAGCTTGAAGAGGAGGTCAGGGAAGGGAGATTCAGAAGCGACCTTTTTTACAGGCTTAATGTTGTACCGCTTATCCTTCCGCCATTAAGAGAAAGAAGGGATGATATTGCCCCTTTAGCTGAGTTCTTTCTTGAAAAACACTGCCAGCTTAATAATGTCTCAAAAAAGTCCCTTTCAGGTGATGCCATAACCTGTCTTAAAGGAATGGAATGGCCTGGTAATATCAGGGAGTTTGAAAACGTTATAGAGAGATGCACTCTCCTTATTGATTCAGAAAAGATAACCGCCTCAGATATTGAAATGATCGCAGGCCCTGCTGAGGCTCAGGTATCAGGTGTAAACTTAAACCAGTCGGTTGTGCCTCTGAGAGAGATGGAAAAAAAGATGATTATCAAGGCCCTTGATGATCATAAAGGCAACAGGACACATGCAGCAAAGATACTCGGCATCAGTGTCAGGACCCTCAGAAACAAACTCCATGAATATGAGGCTGACTACCCTGAACCATAG